The Salvia miltiorrhiza cultivar Shanhuang (shh) chromosome 1, IMPLAD_Smil_shh, whole genome shotgun sequence genome has a window encoding:
- the LOC130986599 gene encoding DNA-directed RNA polymerases IV and V subunit 2-like yields the protein MDGWDFIEEAGPSTSSIKARQMEFDDDIYFNYSDSEDEVDCALQEVDKGFLKGFCKKASTAFFEQYGLISHQINSYNDFVKYGIQQVFDSVGEIMIEPGYDPSKRGDGEWRRATLKFGKVTLDRPTFWTGEKFSSADGAKEYLELLPRHAHLQNMTYSSRIKVETHLQVYTEGLSRSDKFKTGVDKVVEKTILNECQTDVNFGRLPVMVKSDLCWMSRHEPNGEEKRDCEFDQGGYFVIKGAEKTFIAQEQICLKRLWVAKDPTWTIAYRPVSKRKRVYVKLVPKVEHLIAGDKILTAYFYVTEVPVWLLFFALDVQNDRDVVELIGLDTDEDSAIANILVPSIYDADKKFDGFRKAGSAREHIKKLMQGCNFPPTETVDDLIDTYFFPNLRSRRQKAAFLAYMVKCLLEAYRGRRKVDNRDDLRNKRVELAGELLERELRVHIKHAERRMVKAIQRDLYKDREVQTIDHYLDASIITNGLSRAFSTGAWVHPYKRMERISGVVANLRRTNPLQAVCDMRKTRQQVSYTGRVGDARYPHPSHWGKVCFLSTPDGENCGLVKNLASLGLVSTNILEHEGILKKIYECGMENLVDDGSCLLDGKHKVFLDGDWVGVCKDSSSFVAKLRRKRRKMEVPHQIEIKRDKHQGEVRIFADAGRILRPLFVVQNLKKIKDLKGDFLFQSLLDNGVVEFIGPEEEEDCQTAWGIDYLFTAELDNPPVKYTHCEFDSSFLLGISCGIIPFANHDHARRVLYQSAKHSQQAIGYSTTNPSIRVDTNSHQLYYPQRSLFRTMLSDCLGKSRYSGHHKGMMPRPDFFNGQCAIVAVNVHLGYNQEDSLVMNRASLERGMFRTEHVRSYKAEVENSEAVGKRPKTDELVTFGKLQSKIGRVDSLDDDGFPFIGANLQTGDIVIGKHAASGVDHSIKLKHTERGMVQKVVLSANDEGKNFAVVSLRQVRAPCLGDKFSSMHGQKGVLGFLESQENFPFTRKGIVPDIVINPHAFPSRQTPGQLLEAALGKGIALGGGLKYATPFSTPSVEDITAQLHRLGYSRWGGERVYDGRTGEKVESLIFMGPTFYQRLTHMAEDKVKFRNTGPVHPLTRQPVADRKRFGGIKFGEMERDCLIAHGAAANLHERLFTLSDSSQMHICRKCKNMANVIQRSVFGGRKVRGPYCRFCESVEGVVRANVPYGAKLLCQELFSMGISLKFETELC from the exons ATGGATGGGTGGGATTTTATAGAAGAAGCAGGACCTAGCACTAGCAGCATCAAGGCGAGACAAATGGAATTTGATGATGATATATACTTCAACTATTCTGATTCTGAAGATGAGGTGGACTGTGCCCTGCAAGAAGTGGACAAAGGCTTCTTGAAAGGTTTCTGTAAGAAGGCTTCAACAGCGTTTTTTGAGCAATATGGTTTAATCAGCCACCAGATCAATTCTTACAATGACTTTGTTAAGTATGGGATCCAACAAGTCTTTGACTCTGTTGGGGAGATTATGATTGAACCTGGATATGATCCTTCGAAAAGGGGAGATGGTGAGTGGAGGCGTGCAACTCTCAAGTTTGGAAAAGTTACACTTGACCGCCCAACATTCTGGACTGGTGAAAAGTTTTCATCGGCTGACGGTGCTAAAGAGTATTTGGAGCTTTTGCCCAGGCATGCTCATCTTCAAAACATGACCTATTCATCCAGGATCAAAGTTGAGACTCATCTTCAG GTGTACACAGAAGGTCTCTCCAGAAGTGATAAATTCAAAACTGGTGTAGATAAAGTTGTTGAGAAGACAATATTGAATGAGTGTCAGACTGATGTTAACTTTGGGAGACTTCCTGTCATGGTGAAATCGGACTTGTGCTGGATGAGTAGACATGAGCCTAATGGTGAAGAAAAAAGAGATTGTGAATTTGATCAAGGAGGTTATTTTGTTATCAAGGGTGCTGAGAAG ACGTTCATTGCTCAGGAGCAAATATGCCTTAAAAGGCTGTGGGTGGCCAAAGATCCTACCTGGACCATTGCATATCGTCCAGTCTCAAAAAGGAAACGAGTGTATGTAAAGTTAGTTCCAAAAGTGGAGCATTTGATAGCTGGAGACAAGATCCTGACTGCCTACTTCTATGTCACGGAGGTTCCTGTCTGGCTTCTGTTCTTTGCTTTGGATGTTCAAAATGATAGAGACGTGGTCGAGCTGATTGGTCTGGACACTGACGAGGACTCTGCAATCGCAAATATTCTCGTGCCGTCGATATACGACGCTGATAAGAAATTTGACGGTTTCCGTAAGGCAGGCAGTGCAAGAGAGCATATCAAGAAACTAATGCAGGGATGCAACTTTCCACCTACAGAAACAGTGGATGATTTAATCGATACCTACTTCTTTCCCAATCTTAGGAGCCGGCGGCAGAAGGCTGCTTTTCTTGCATATATGGTCAAGTGCTTGCTGGAGGCTTACAGAGGGCGCCGCAAAGTTGACAACAGAGATGATCTTAGAAACAAAAGGGTGGAGTTGGCAGGTGAACTGCTTGAACGAGAGTTGAGGGTTCATATTAAACATGCGGAGAGGCGAATGGTTAAAGCCATACAGAGAGACCTTTACAAAGATAGGGAGGTGCAGACCATCGACCACTACTTGGATGCCTCAATCATCACTAATGGTCTTTCCAGGGCCTTCTCAACTGGAGCTTGGGTGCACCCTTACAAGAGAATGGAAAGAATTTCTGGTGTAGTTGCTAATCTTAGACGAACAAATCCATTGCAGGCAGTATGTGATATGAGGAAAACTCGGCAGCAGGTCTCATACACAGGCAGGGTTGGTGATGCTAGATACCC GCATCCATCTCATTGGGGTAAGGTCTGCTTTCTCTCTACACCAGATGGAGAAAATTGTGGTCTGGTTAAGAATCTGGCTAGCCTGGGTCTCGTCAGTACTAATATCCTGGAACATGAAGGCattcttaaaaaaatttatgAGTGTGGAATGGAGAATTTGGTTGATGATGGTTCTTGTTTACTTGATGGAAAGCACAAAGTTTTTCTGGATGGAGATTGGGTTGGAGTGTGCAAAGATTCTTCATCATTTGTTGCTAAGCTGAGACGCAAGCGTCGCAAAATGGAAGTACCTCATCAG ATTGAAATCAAAAGAGACAAACATCAGGGTGAAGTGCGTATATTTGCTGATGCTGGAAGGATACTGCGCCCTCTCTTTGTTGTCCAGAACTTGAAGAAGATAAAAGACTTGAAAGGAGATTTTTTGTTTCAATCTCTACTGGATAATGGCGTAGTCGAGTTCATAGGACCTGAAGAGGAAGAAGATTGTCAAACTGCATGGGGGATTGACTACCTGTTCACTGCCGAATTAGATAACCCCCCTGTGAAGTATACCCACTGTGAGTTTGATAGTTCATTCCTGCTTGGTATAAGCTGTGGGATAATCCCTTTTGCCAACCATGATCACGCTAGGAGAGTCCTTTACCAGTCTGCTAAGCACTCCCAGCAAGCCATAGGGTATTCAACCACCAATCCTAGCATTAGAGTTGATACAAACTCCCATCAGCTATACTATCCCCAGAGGTCTCTTTTCCGAACTATGCTTTCAGATTGCCTTGGGAAGTCAAGGTATTCTGGACACCACAAAGGAATGATGCCACGGCCTGACTTCTTCAATGGCCAGTGTGCTATTGTGGCTGTCAATGTCCATCTTGGGTACAATCAAGAAGACTCCCTTGTGATGAACCGTGCTTCTTTAGAGCGTGGCATGTTCAGAACTGAACATGTAAGGAGTTATAAGGCTGAAGTTGAAAATTCAGAAGCGGTGGGGAAAAGGCCCAAGACTGATGAGCTTGTTACTTTCGGGAAGCTGCAAAGCAAGATTGGGCGTGTTGACAGTCTTGATGATGATGGCTTTCCCTTTATTGGAGCAAATCTCCAAACTGGTGACATAGTCATTGGTAAGCATGCTGCTTCAGGGGTTGATCATAGCATCAAGCTCAAGCATACTGAAAGGGGCATGGTTCAAAAGGTTGTGCTGTCAGCCAATGATGAGGGAAAGAACTTTGCAGTTGTATCTTTGAGACag GTTCGGGCTCCATGCCTGGGGGACAAGTTTTCAAGCATGCACGGGCAGAAGGGTGTTCTGGGGTTTCTGGAGTCTCAGGAGAACTTTCCTTTTACCAGAAAAGGAATAGTTCCAGATATTGTAATAAACCCACATGCATTTCCTTCACGACAAACGCCCGGACAACTTTTGGAGGCTGCCCTAGGCAAAGGGATTGCACTTGGAGGTGGACTAAAATATGCAACCCCATTTTCTACTCCATCTGTTGAAGATATAACAGCCCAACTTCACAG GCTCGGATATTCCAGATGGGGAGGGGAAAGAGTTTATGATGGTCGCACGGGTGAAAAGGTCGAATCTCTCATCTTTATGGGGCCAACATTCTACCAGCGTCTCACGCATATGGCTGAGGACAAAGTGAAGTTCAGAAATACAGGACCGGTCCACCCTCTTACTCGTCAGCCCGTGGCTGACAGGAAACGCTTTGGGGGAATCAAATTTGGTGAGATGGAGCGAGATTGCCTTATAGCCCATGGTGCAGCAGCCAACCTGCACGAGCGTCTGTTCACCCTCAGTGATTCGTCTCAGATGCACATATGCAGGAAGTGCAAGAACATGGCCAATGTGATCCAGCGATCAGTGTTTGGTGGTCGGAAGGTCCGTGGTCCGTACTGTCGATTCTGCGAGTCCGTGGAAGGTGTGGTGAGGGCGAATGTGCCTTATGGGGCTAAGTTGCTCTGCCAGGAACTCTTCAGCATGGGGATTTCACTCAAGTTTGAGACTGAATTGTGCTGA
- the LOC130986619 gene encoding glycine-rich protein 2-like, translating to MGGKGGGGGGKGGGGGGGKGGGSGGGGDKGGGSAAKGGGGGSSGTMKAPGGGGESISRAGFESNPQGYFSGLHAADKASK from the coding sequence ATGGGTGGAAAaggcggtggcggtggtggaaaaggtggaggaggaggaggaggaaaaGGCGGAGGCagcggtggtggaggagataAAGGTGGTGGATCGGCCGCTAAAGGAGGTGGCGGCGGTTCTTCGGGGACGATGAAGGCACCGGGAGGTGGCGGAGAATCCATCTCGAGGGCTGGATTTGAGAGCAACCCTCAAGGCTACTTTTCTGGGCTGCATGCTGCTGATAAAGCatctaaataa